From BD1-7 clade bacterium, one genomic window encodes:
- the yeaD gene encoding Putative glucose-6-phosphate 1-epimerase has protein sequence MIKQSRQQLEQQFADIAAVTIEQAPNTADDTQLLLRINHPTCRALISIQGAQILSFAPTDGSDWLWLSKHADFTPGAAIRGGIPVCLPWFGVNRQSPDLPKHGVARNQPWQLVDLTETPECICLIWRLDHVADHLFGHDFRAELTIDMGKQLSLSLTIKHLGSTAAAYSFALHSYLRANACDAEVSGLDGNTYLDNTQGLTPQTQHGDIVFDGEIDRVYANTRQAQILHTASPCVIEGDGCPTCIVWNPGKQLGLTMADVQTGWQDYVCVERGAAFDDEVTLAPQTALTATMTLKQL, from the coding sequence ATGATAAAACAAAGCCGCCAGCAGCTCGAACAGCAATTCGCTGATATTGCTGCGGTGACGATTGAACAGGCCCCAAATACTGCTGACGATACCCAGCTGCTGCTGCGTATCAATCACCCAACCTGCAGGGCATTAATCAGCATTCAAGGCGCTCAGATTCTAAGCTTCGCTCCAACAGATGGTAGCGATTGGCTCTGGCTCAGCAAGCATGCTGATTTTACGCCAGGTGCAGCAATCCGCGGGGGTATTCCGGTGTGTTTACCCTGGTTTGGTGTGAATCGCCAAAGCCCGGATCTGCCCAAACACGGCGTTGCCCGCAACCAACCGTGGCAACTGGTCGATCTGACAGAAACACCCGAATGTATTTGCCTGATCTGGCGCCTAGATCATGTCGCAGATCACCTATTTGGCCACGACTTCCGCGCGGAGTTAACGATCGATATGGGCAAGCAGCTCTCCCTGTCGCTAACGATAAAACACTTGGGCAGCACAGCCGCGGCGTATAGTTTTGCCCTACACTCGTACCTGCGCGCCAATGCTTGTGATGCTGAGGTGTCCGGGCTCGACGGGAATACTTATCTGGATAACACACAAGGGTTAACACCACAGACCCAACACGGTGATATCGTATTCGATGGAGAAATCGACCGGGTCTATGCAAACACGCGCCAAGCGCAGATACTGCATACCGCATCCCCATGTGTGATCGAGGGAGACGGATGCCCTACCTGCATCGTCTGGAATCCAGGCAAACAATTAGGCCTAACCATGGCCGACGTACAAACAGGCTGGCAGGATTATGTGTGTGTTGAACGAGGCGCAGCATTTGACGATGAAGTCACCTTAGCGCCGCAAACAGCACTAACCGCCACCATGACACTAAAACAACTTTAG
- the pleD_1 gene encoding Response regulator PleD, which yields MHHYLGLHKQKLAVMLIATIASAIFYALAFDMKVFTSRGLVDVIGEGGTAACLLTWIMVFLWVRPSGRVTSLIFTGLMLIYFATLQDLLDEFFVIDQYKRFLTFAESVPSTVGMLILTYGFLQWKSEQESFNLSRLRTEKNLREHMAFDHITELYDAPYFEERFGQLLKHPEPMDVSLLLLDIEGYEDFLHQHGRPAANRLLRDAGALMAMSIRDQDLVCRYASDRFAVLLPQASTEIALQIGEDIQQSLSLCRYKVGTQRQMLDSIWVSTTIHTQDAHGSVRQILKDANQQLTHKHRARVMVSDTVVAS from the coding sequence ATGCACCACTACCTCGGTCTCCATAAACAGAAGCTTGCCGTCATGCTGATAGCAACAATTGCCAGTGCAATTTTTTATGCGTTGGCATTTGATATGAAGGTATTTACCTCCCGAGGTTTGGTCGATGTGATCGGTGAGGGCGGTACCGCAGCGTGCTTGCTCACCTGGATTATGGTGTTCTTGTGGGTGCGCCCTAGCGGCCGTGTTACCTCGCTGATATTTACCGGTTTAATGCTGATCTACTTTGCCACGCTGCAAGATCTACTCGATGAGTTTTTTGTTATCGACCAGTACAAACGCTTTTTAACGTTTGCTGAATCTGTGCCATCCACCGTCGGCATGTTAATTCTGACCTACGGTTTTTTACAGTGGAAAAGCGAGCAGGAGAGCTTCAACCTCAGCCGCTTGCGTACCGAAAAAAATCTACGTGAGCATATGGCGTTTGATCATATTACCGAGCTGTATGACGCGCCGTATTTTGAAGAGCGTTTTGGCCAATTATTGAAACACCCAGAGCCGATGGACGTTTCGCTGTTGTTGCTCGATATCGAAGGTTACGAGGACTTTTTGCATCAACATGGTCGGCCGGCAGCCAACCGCTTATTACGTGATGCCGGCGCACTGATGGCCATGAGTATTCGTGATCAGGATCTGGTATGCCGTTATGCCAGTGACCGCTTTGCCGTGCTGTTGCCGCAAGCCAGCACCGAGATTGCCCTGCAGATCGGTGAGGATATTCAACAATCATTATCGCTATGCCGCTATAAAGTAGGCACCCAACGACAGATGCTGGATAGCATTTGGGTTAGTACCACCATCCATACACAGGACGCGCATGGATCTGTTCGACAGATTTTAAAGGACGCAAACCAGCAACTGACACACAAACACAGGGCGCGTGTAATGGTGTCAGATACGGTCGTTGCTTCATGA
- the isdI gene encoding Heme oxygenase (staphylobilin-producing) 2 — MFIAMNRFQIAEGKEADFINIWKSRETFLDEVPGFTSFNLLQGATDEGITLFTSHSVWESRQAFEDWTHSEAFRKAHANAGGGPSKDIHMGPPKLELFDVVI; from the coding sequence ATGTTTATCGCCATGAATCGCTTTCAGATTGCTGAAGGCAAAGAAGCTGATTTTATCAATATCTGGAAAAGCCGCGAAACTTTTTTGGATGAAGTCCCAGGTTTTACTTCGTTTAACCTGCTGCAAGGTGCAACAGACGAAGGAATCACCCTGTTTACCTCGCATTCAGTGTGGGAAAGCCGCCAAGCGTTTGAAGACTGGACTCACTCTGAGGCATTCCGTAAGGCACATGCCAATGCCGGTGGCGGCCCGAGTAAAGATATCCATATGGGCCCACCGAAATTGGAATTGTTTGACGTGGTTATCTAA
- the typA gene encoding GTP-binding protein TypA/BipA, translating into MIEKRRNIAIIAHVDHGKTTLVDQLLSQSGTLDRKDQGTERIMDSNDQEKERGITILAKNTAIKWNDYAINIVDTPGHADFGGEVERVMSMVDSVCLLVDAVDGPMPQTRFVTQKAFEQGLRPIVVINKVDRPGARPDWVMDQVFDLFDRLGATEEQLDFPVIYASALNGIAGDDPENMAEDMTPMFEMIVENVPAPAVDVDGPFQMQISALDYNSFVGVIGVGRITRGSLKPNQQVVVVDKDGKERKTKVQTVMGYLGLERIETDLATAGDIVCITGVDPLGISDTLCDPENVEALPALSVDEPTVSMTFMVNNSPFAGQEGKMVTSRNIKDRLDQELIHNVALRVEPGDSADKFIVSGRGELHLSVLIESMRREGFELGVSRPEVIQKEVDGQMQEPFESMMVDIEEQHQGKVMEELGLRKAIMSNMEPDGKGRVKMEFMVPSRGLIGFRGQFLTLTSGSGIMTSVFDHYGPASGCDVVSRQNGVMVSMVKGKTAAFSLFNLQSRGRLFLGHAVEIYEGQIVGLHSRDNDLAVNPCKGKQLTNVRASGTDEALTLSPPVTHTLEQALEFIEDDELVEVTPESIRIRKKLLTENERKRASRK; encoded by the coding sequence GTGATCGAAAAACGTCGCAATATCGCCATCATCGCCCACGTTGACCACGGTAAAACTACCCTGGTTGACCAACTTCTGTCGCAATCCGGCACTTTGGATCGTAAAGATCAGGGTACCGAGCGGATCATGGACTCCAACGATCAGGAAAAAGAGCGCGGTATCACCATCCTCGCTAAAAACACCGCGATCAAGTGGAATGACTACGCTATCAACATCGTCGACACCCCCGGGCACGCCGACTTTGGTGGTGAAGTTGAACGTGTTATGTCGATGGTCGACTCCGTATGTTTGTTGGTTGATGCCGTTGATGGCCCAATGCCTCAAACCCGCTTCGTCACACAAAAAGCTTTCGAACAGGGCCTACGCCCGATCGTTGTTATCAATAAAGTTGATCGCCCGGGCGCACGTCCTGATTGGGTTATGGATCAAGTTTTTGATCTGTTCGACCGCCTTGGTGCCACAGAAGAGCAATTAGACTTCCCGGTTATTTATGCGTCAGCATTGAACGGTATTGCCGGTGATGATCCAGAAAACATGGCTGAAGATATGACGCCAATGTTCGAAATGATTGTTGAGAACGTACCGGCTCCAGCCGTTGACGTTGATGGCCCGTTCCAAATGCAAATTTCAGCATTGGATTACAACAGCTTCGTTGGTGTTATCGGTGTTGGCCGTATTACGCGCGGTAGCTTGAAGCCAAATCAACAAGTTGTGGTTGTTGATAAAGACGGTAAAGAGCGCAAAACCAAGGTTCAGACCGTTATGGGTTACTTGGGCCTTGAGCGTATTGAAACTGACCTGGCAACCGCTGGCGACATCGTGTGTATTACCGGTGTTGATCCATTAGGTATTTCAGATACGTTGTGTGACCCAGAGAATGTTGAAGCATTGCCTGCGCTGAGCGTAGACGAGCCAACCGTGAGCATGACCTTCATGGTTAACAACTCACCGTTTGCTGGCCAAGAAGGCAAGATGGTTACGTCTCGTAACATCAAAGACCGTTTGGACCAAGAATTGATCCACAACGTAGCCTTGCGTGTTGAGCCAGGTGATTCTGCGGATAAGTTTATCGTTTCCGGTCGTGGTGAATTACACCTTTCTGTATTGATCGAAAGCATGCGTCGTGAAGGTTTTGAGCTGGGTGTGTCTCGTCCTGAAGTTATCCAAAAAGAAGTGGATGGCCAGATGCAAGAGCCGTTCGAGTCGATGATGGTTGATATCGAAGAACAGCATCAAGGTAAAGTGATGGAAGAGCTCGGTTTGCGTAAAGCAATCATGAGCAACATGGAGCCCGACGGCAAAGGTCGTGTAAAAATGGAATTCATGGTGCCATCACGCGGTTTGATTGGTTTCCGTGGTCAATTCCTGACCCTAACCTCCGGTTCTGGCATCATGACATCGGTATTTGACCACTACGGCCCAGCGTCTGGCTGTGACGTCGTATCACGTCAAAACGGTGTAATGGTTTCTATGGTTAAAGGCAAAACGGCAGCGTTCTCTTTGTTCAACCTGCAAAGCCGTGGTCGTTTGTTCCTGGGCCATGCGGTTGAAATCTACGAAGGTCAAATCGTTGGTTTGCACTCTCGTGATAACGACTTGGCAGTTAACCCTTGTAAAGGTAAGCAGCTGACTAACGTACGTGCATCCGGTACTGATGAAGCATTGACGTTGTCTCCACCAGTGACACATACCCTAGAGCAAGCGTTAGAATTTATCGAGGACGATGAGCTGGTTGAAGTAACACCAGAAAGCATCCGTATTCGTAAGAAGCTTCTGACTGAAAACGAACGTAAGCGCGCTTCACGTAAGTAA
- the phy gene encoding 3-phytase, which translates to MKTSLLHFSVLGLALAVTACSHQSAENTATPAATTGITQQTPVSVAKTSDFLPLADGTIIVSSETQGLFAINGANEGTDDLLDGQYETLRNIDGKHFAALNAKTNALVVFQQTEDQTKALTQIDNLTFKLDGFCFYQSTQDSNLYAYLLDGDGHVAQYLLGEQGNMLAKPVAVKTFFVGPDNNSCAANHLTGKLYLNEATAGLWQYPAAPEASLERQLVAAVEPHGSLPEDFSELVWLDEANNVLAGIREDSTEIAILDLKNGTHQTVNVDNADTELTRIKALNGKVQAFDASTDTILTLALNTQALQNIPVSATASVSAAVQTEAVDAFGDAADDPAIWHNSADPQASLILGTNKKLGLMVYNLEGKEVQRVENGHVNNVDLRYNYKLNGKTVDIAAASNRSNNAVSLYTIDPQSGDVAALTDIPTDLEDIYGLCMQETHGEYSVWVNDKDGTYAQYILKDDGAEAGRRFTLPSQPEGCVADDKANVLYAGEEDAGVWRIDLNDADSEPEMIMGVSEQLVGDVEGIAIAHARNDDEQDLLVISSQGDHSYVLAEMTPPYKIVGKFQVSLNSKTGIDGTAETDGIEVSTRNYGGEFAGGLMVIQDGYNLMPVKPQNFKYVSWQAIVDATLPTKTAESAK; encoded by the coding sequence ATGAAAACATCTCTTTTACATTTCAGCGTGCTCGGCTTAGCTTTGGCAGTAACTGCCTGCAGCCACCAATCCGCTGAAAACACCGCAACACCCGCCGCGACCACCGGCATTACCCAACAAACACCGGTTTCGGTCGCAAAAACCAGCGATTTTCTGCCACTGGCAGATGGCACTATTATTGTTAGCTCAGAAACACAGGGGCTATTTGCCATCAATGGCGCCAACGAAGGCACAGACGACTTGTTAGATGGACAGTACGAAACACTTCGGAATATCGATGGTAAACACTTTGCCGCGCTGAACGCCAAAACCAACGCATTAGTGGTTTTTCAGCAAACCGAAGATCAGACGAAAGCGTTGACTCAAATCGATAACCTGACCTTCAAACTGGATGGCTTTTGTTTTTACCAAAGCACCCAAGACAGCAACCTGTATGCCTACCTGCTGGACGGAGACGGCCACGTTGCGCAATATCTATTAGGTGAACAGGGCAATATGCTGGCAAAACCGGTTGCCGTTAAAACCTTTTTTGTTGGCCCCGACAACAACAGTTGTGCGGCCAATCATCTGACAGGAAAGCTCTATCTCAATGAAGCCACCGCCGGTTTATGGCAATACCCGGCAGCCCCAGAAGCCAGCCTCGAACGCCAGTTAGTTGCAGCGGTTGAACCCCATGGCAGCCTGCCAGAAGATTTCTCTGAGCTGGTATGGCTGGATGAAGCCAACAATGTGCTGGCAGGTATCCGCGAAGATAGCACTGAGATTGCCATTCTGGATCTCAAAAATGGCACACACCAAACGGTGAATGTCGATAACGCAGACACCGAGCTGACACGCATTAAAGCGTTGAACGGTAAAGTGCAGGCATTCGATGCGAGCACCGACACCATCCTGACATTGGCGCTGAACACCCAAGCCCTGCAAAACATTCCTGTATCTGCCACTGCTAGCGTCTCTGCTGCTGTGCAAACCGAAGCAGTTGACGCTTTTGGCGATGCCGCTGATGACCCAGCCATTTGGCACAACAGCGCCGACCCTCAGGCGTCGTTAATACTCGGCACCAACAAAAAACTGGGGTTGATGGTTTATAACCTGGAAGGAAAAGAAGTACAGCGTGTTGAAAATGGCCACGTGAACAATGTCGACCTGCGATACAACTACAAGCTCAATGGCAAAACCGTTGATATCGCCGCCGCCAGTAACCGCAGTAACAATGCGGTTAGCCTGTATACCATTGACCCGCAATCTGGCGACGTCGCTGCACTGACCGATATCCCAACCGACTTGGAAGATATCTACGGCCTGTGCATGCAGGAAACCCATGGCGAATACTCAGTATGGGTCAACGACAAAGACGGCACCTACGCGCAATACATCCTCAAAGACGATGGCGCCGAAGCCGGCCGCCGCTTTACCTTACCATCACAACCGGAAGGCTGTGTCGCGGATGATAAAGCCAACGTTTTGTATGCTGGTGAAGAAGATGCCGGGGTATGGCGTATCGATCTTAACGATGCGGATAGCGAACCGGAAATGATCATGGGTGTTAGCGAGCAACTGGTTGGTGATGTCGAAGGTATTGCAATCGCACACGCACGCAACGATGACGAGCAGGATTTGCTGGTGATCTCAAGCCAAGGCGATCACAGCTATGTATTGGCCGAAATGACTCCACCGTATAAGATTGTTGGCAAATTTCAGGTCTCGTTAAACAGCAAAACCGGTATTGACGGTACTGCTGAAACCGATGGCATTGAAGTCTCAACCCGCAACTACGGTGGCGAGTTTGCCGGCGGCCTCATGGTTATTCAGGACGGTTACAACCTGATGCCGGTGAAACCACAAAACTTCAAATATGTGAGCTGGCAAGCCATTGTGGATGCAACATTGCCCACAAAAACGGCTGAAAGCGCCAAGTAA
- the gadA gene encoding Glutamate decarboxylase produces the protein MTLHKKRTTDILSDDIFNSPLSETSLPKFELPQHSQGAREISQMIKDELLLDGNARQNLATFCSTWLEPEVHDLMNISVDKNMIDKDEYPQTAEIESRCVHILAKLWHSPSSEVTIGCSTTGSSEAAMLGGLAMKWRWRKHREAEGKDTSKPNMVCGPVQICWHKFARYFDVELRQIPLDGEEVGMNPDKLKDYVDENTICVVPTLGVTYTCAYEPVEAVANALDTLQRDTGLDIPIHVDAASGGFIAPFVQPELRWDFRIPRVKSINTSGHKYGLAPLGVGWIVWREVDDLPQELVFDVDYLGGNMPTFALNFSRPGGQIIAQYYNFMRLGFDGYRGIQQACMDTAQWISQQVEAMGPFDILYDGSDGLPGVSYTLKPGDWGFSLYDLSDRIRMRGWQIASYPLPAHRDGTVIQRIMIRHGVSRDMAGLLIADLQRALDHFKAHPVADSSGGHPGFSHN, from the coding sequence ATGACTCTGCATAAAAAGCGCACCACCGATATTTTAAGTGATGATATTTTTAATAGCCCGCTGTCCGAAACCTCGCTGCCCAAGTTCGAGCTGCCGCAACACAGCCAAGGCGCTCGAGAAATTAGCCAAATGATCAAGGATGAGCTGCTGCTCGACGGCAATGCTCGGCAAAATTTGGCGACCTTCTGCTCTACATGGCTTGAGCCTGAAGTGCATGATTTGATGAATATCAGTGTCGACAAAAATATGATCGACAAGGATGAATATCCACAAACGGCCGAAATCGAATCTCGCTGTGTGCATATTCTCGCCAAGCTCTGGCACAGCCCCTCATCCGAAGTCACCATTGGTTGCTCTACCACGGGGTCATCTGAAGCCGCCATGCTTGGTGGTCTGGCCATGAAATGGCGTTGGCGCAAACACCGCGAAGCCGAGGGTAAAGATACCAGCAAACCCAATATGGTGTGCGGCCCAGTGCAAATCTGCTGGCACAAATTCGCTCGCTATTTTGATGTTGAATTACGTCAGATACCGCTGGACGGTGAAGAAGTCGGCATGAACCCGGATAAATTGAAAGATTACGTGGATGAAAACACCATCTGCGTGGTGCCTACACTGGGCGTCACCTATACCTGCGCTTATGAGCCCGTCGAGGCCGTTGCGAACGCGTTGGACACACTGCAACGGGATACCGGCTTGGACATCCCGATACACGTTGATGCCGCATCAGGCGGGTTTATTGCCCCCTTTGTACAACCTGAGCTTCGCTGGGATTTTCGCATTCCCCGTGTGAAGTCCATCAATACGTCCGGCCATAAATATGGTTTGGCACCGCTGGGCGTTGGCTGGATCGTTTGGCGTGAAGTCGACGACTTGCCTCAAGAGCTGGTTTTCGACGTCGACTATCTGGGCGGTAATATGCCCACCTTCGCGCTTAATTTCTCCCGCCCTGGGGGCCAAATTATTGCTCAGTACTACAATTTTATGCGCCTTGGCTTTGATGGTTACCGCGGCATCCAGCAAGCCTGTATGGATACCGCCCAATGGATTTCACAGCAAGTAGAAGCCATGGGGCCGTTTGATATTCTCTATGATGGTTCGGATGGCTTGCCGGGTGTCAGCTATACACTCAAGCCCGGCGACTGGGGCTTCAGCTTGTATGATCTTTCCGATCGTATTCGCATGCGTGGTTGGCAGATTGCATCCTACCCGCTGCCCGCACACCGTGATGGCACCGTTATCCAACGCATTATGATCCGCCACGGGGTTAGCCGCGACATGGCCGGCTTGCTCATTGCAGACCTGCAACGGGCGCTCGATCACTTCAAAGCGCACCCGGTTGCAGATTCATCCGGTGGCCATCCGGGTTTTAGCCATAACTAA
- a CDS encoding putative HTH-type transcriptional regulator produces the protein MSAPWYFENDNKILPGQGFLASLLDTCLNHGLREGELLSHTRIFYRDLALPGAKFSTQQVLQLVKNVQASRVNTRGIEFEFGAQSLNHLPIPLAQLIANSSSLAEALTHLIAFQTHICPLIKIEEYNDGDAHYLVCVDRCGIGSQKGPTQQFLQNSALASIARLLVPFTQHDDDWDVFLLGEEPADVSHHYKFLGTQLHFDSPFHVLKIPQAAMKHAPVSRSRLAYEHHLSECMHRHSQLGMPPSFIDVAMRFVQREVEHNTHSLRCCADYFAMSESTLKRKFKKHHSSYQQVSDQGRTLLALKYLHIDGLSNERVAEKLRFTDGNNFRRSFKRWTGTLPSQYRKVDGLYSY, from the coding sequence ATGAGCGCACCTTGGTATTTTGAAAACGACAATAAGATTCTGCCGGGGCAAGGGTTTCTAGCAAGCTTGCTGGATACCTGCCTGAATCACGGCTTACGTGAGGGTGAGTTGTTATCCCATACACGTATTTTTTATCGGGATCTAGCATTGCCCGGTGCTAAGTTTTCTACCCAGCAAGTATTACAACTGGTCAAAAACGTGCAGGCCAGCCGGGTAAATACGCGGGGTATCGAGTTCGAATTCGGCGCGCAGAGCTTAAACCATTTACCGATACCGCTAGCGCAGTTGATTGCTAACAGTAGTAGTTTGGCAGAAGCGCTCACTCACTTAATCGCGTTTCAAACCCATATATGCCCATTGATCAAAATCGAAGAATACAACGATGGTGATGCCCATTATCTGGTGTGTGTTGATCGTTGTGGAATTGGCAGCCAAAAAGGACCGACACAGCAATTTTTGCAGAACAGTGCGCTTGCCAGTATTGCGCGTTTGCTGGTGCCGTTTACCCAGCACGATGACGATTGGGATGTGTTTCTGTTGGGTGAAGAGCCAGCGGACGTCTCACACCATTACAAATTTCTGGGAACACAATTGCACTTTGATTCTCCGTTCCATGTGCTTAAAATCCCGCAAGCGGCGATGAAACATGCGCCGGTATCACGCAGCCGATTGGCTTATGAGCATCATTTGAGTGAATGTATGCATCGCCACAGTCAGTTGGGGATGCCGCCGTCGTTTATTGACGTTGCCATGCGTTTTGTTCAACGAGAGGTTGAACACAACACACATTCTCTTCGTTGTTGTGCCGATTATTTTGCGATGAGCGAATCAACACTGAAGCGTAAATTCAAAAAGCACCATTCATCCTACCAGCAGGTCAGTGATCAAGGCCGTACGTTACTTGCATTGAAATATTTGCATATTGACGGTCTGAGTAACGAGCGCGTTGCCGAGAAGCTTCGATTTACCGACGGTAATAACTTTCGGCGCTCATTTAAACGCTGGACTGGCACTTTGCCAAGTCAGTATCGAAAAGTAGATGGACTGTATTCTTATTGA
- the dnaJ_1 gene encoding Chaperone protein DnaJ yields MPTTSFRNTVDVGENPLVMPVLAALQAADKPLAIHELMAAIKAQHTLPTLDADLQVALFQMNWLLMNALYQLQHNLLSEGYYLAIQTLHIELQSLSADASVADGQALKSDRLRDYYLDWQHFNGTTKADVDALLRGVWQQFTGRDQQADALAVLSLDEDADWATIRTRYRQLAARHHPDRGGDAQAFMRVRQAYECLQQARR; encoded by the coding sequence ATGCCGACAACGTCTTTTCGCAATACGGTTGATGTGGGTGAAAACCCGCTGGTTATGCCCGTGCTGGCAGCCTTGCAGGCAGCGGATAAGCCGCTGGCGATTCATGAGTTGATGGCTGCGATTAAAGCGCAACATACACTCCCCACGCTGGATGCTGACTTGCAGGTTGCCCTGTTTCAAATGAATTGGTTGCTGATGAATGCCCTGTATCAGCTGCAACACAATTTGTTGTCTGAAGGCTACTACCTGGCGATTCAAACCCTACATATTGAGTTGCAGAGTTTATCGGCGGATGCATCCGTGGCAGACGGGCAAGCGCTCAAGAGCGATCGCTTGCGCGATTATTATCTGGATTGGCAGCACTTCAACGGCACCACAAAGGCCGATGTCGACGCATTATTGCGCGGTGTTTGGCAGCAGTTTACCGGACGCGATCAGCAAGCAGATGCGTTGGCTGTATTGTCACTGGATGAGGATGCCGATTGGGCAACGATTCGAACGCGTTATCGGCAGCTGGCAGCTCGCCACCACCCCGATCGCGGCGGTGATGCGCAGGCGTTTATGCGTGTGCGCCAAGCCTATGAGTGTTTGCAACAGGCGCGACGTTAG
- the phoA_1 gene encoding Alkaline phosphatase has protein sequence MPIPSHRLPVKSFFSLAVGLVTSAACLAGIPNSQLQDPWFVAGQQSIADKKAQGLSATKPAKNVILVVGDGMSLATITAARILQGQQEGKLGEEHRLSFEKFPVTGLSKTYNTNQQTPDSAGTMTAMSTGVKTKAGMLSIADGARRNDCGSSKGEELATLLDLAQSNGKATGIVTTTRITHATPAALYANVPERDWESDDELSDEARENGCSDIAQQLIDATEEIQIDVVFGGGKRHFLPESSGGRRQDQQNLLEQWQKRYPQGQFVQNREQLLKAVTDKDDSPLLGLFHDSHMEYALIRDEKVDPSLLDMTRVALDKLQQDKAGFFLMVEGGRIDHGHHAGSAAFALAETLELADTVEYLVKNTDPEDTLIVVTSDHGHTLGFVGYPTRGNPILGKVVKNNDFGEAEKKPALANDKRPYTTLSYMNGPGFGDHDHAEDAVDPNRKTHAGRADLRKVDTQAPTYNQEAMVPLDSETHSGEDVAIFARGPGAILFTGVMEQNVIFHGLVEAAGWVK, from the coding sequence ATGCCAATCCCATCACATCGCCTGCCGGTGAAATCGTTTTTTTCACTGGCCGTCGGCCTAGTGACGAGTGCCGCCTGTTTGGCCGGTATTCCCAATAGCCAATTGCAAGACCCCTGGTTTGTGGCGGGCCAGCAATCCATTGCAGACAAAAAGGCCCAAGGGCTGAGTGCGACTAAACCCGCAAAAAATGTGATTCTGGTGGTCGGTGATGGCATGAGCCTAGCAACCATTACTGCTGCTCGCATCTTGCAAGGGCAGCAAGAAGGCAAACTGGGTGAAGAGCATCGACTGAGTTTTGAAAAATTCCCGGTAACCGGCTTATCAAAAACCTACAACACGAATCAGCAAACGCCAGACTCCGCAGGTACCATGACGGCGATGTCGACCGGCGTAAAAACCAAGGCGGGTATGCTATCGATCGCTGACGGCGCGCGCCGTAATGATTGCGGATCTTCCAAAGGTGAAGAGTTGGCAACATTGCTGGATCTAGCCCAAAGCAACGGCAAGGCCACGGGTATTGTCACGACAACCCGTATTACTCACGCAACACCTGCTGCGCTCTATGCCAATGTGCCGGAGCGTGATTGGGAAAGTGATGATGAGTTATCCGATGAAGCTCGCGAAAATGGCTGCAGTGATATTGCTCAGCAACTGATTGATGCGACCGAAGAGATACAAATAGACGTTGTCTTTGGTGGCGGAAAGCGGCACTTTTTGCCGGAATCATCGGGCGGCCGACGTCAGGATCAACAGAACCTGTTAGAGCAATGGCAGAAACGTTATCCGCAAGGTCAGTTTGTTCAAAACCGTGAGCAGTTGCTAAAAGCAGTAACCGATAAAGACGACTCGCCGTTATTGGGGCTGTTTCATGATAGCCATATGGAATACGCGTTGATTCGCGATGAGAAAGTTGACCCGAGCCTGTTGGATATGACCCGAGTTGCCCTGGATAAATTGCAGCAGGACAAAGCCGGTTTTTTCCTGATGGTTGAAGGTGGTCGTATTGATCACGGGCATCATGCAGGTTCTGCAGCCTTTGCCTTGGCGGAAACGCTGGAACTGGCGGATACGGTTGAGTACTTGGTGAAAAACACCGACCCTGAAGATACCTTGATTGTGGTGACCTCTGATCACGGGCATACCCTGGGTTTTGTCGGATACCCGACACGAGGCAACCCGATTCTGGGTAAGGTTGTTAAAAATAACGACTTTGGTGAAGCTGAGAAGAAGCCGGCGTTAGCGAATGATAAACGCCCATATACCACGTTGTCGTATATGAATGGCCCCGGATTTGGTGATCATGATCATGCTGAAGATGCGGTAGATCCGAATCGCAAAACCCATGCTGGCCGTGCGGATTTGCGCAAAGTAGATACACAAGCGCCGACCTATAATCAGGAAGCGATGGTGCCGTTAGATAGCGAAACGCATTCGGGTGAAGATGTGGCCATCTTTGCGCGCGGGCCGGGAGCGATTTTGTTCACTGGAGTGATGGAGCAGAATGTGATCTTTCATGGATTAGTCGAAGCTGCCGGATGGGTGAAGTAA